TCGACGAGAACATCCTGCGCCAGAAGGTCGAGGGTGCGCTCGAGCAGAAGAACCACCTGCTCGTGAAGGTCTTCAACCGCCGGTCCATCACGTGCGACGAGATCGTCGACGACCTGCTGTCGTACGCCGAGAGGCTGCGTCCCATGGTCGCCGACACGTCACTCCTCCTGAACGACGCCCTGGATGCCGGTGAGGTCGTCGTCTTCGAAGGCGGCCAGGCGACGATGCTCGACGTCGACCACGGCACGTATCCGTTCGTGACGTCGTCGTCGGCGACGGCGGGCGGCGCGGCGACCGGCGCGGGTGTGGGCCCGAACCGCCTCGACCGGATCGTCGGCATCGTGAAGGCGTACACGACGCGCGTCGGGTCGGGTCCGTTCCCGACCGAGCTCTTCGACGATCAGGGCGAGTGGCTGCGTTCGCGCGGTTTCGAGTTCGGCACGACGACGGGACGTCCGCGCCGCGTCGGCTGGTACGACGCGCCCATCACGCGCTACGCGACACGCATCAACGGCATCACCGACCTCGTGCTGACGAAGCTCGACATCCTCACGGGCCTCGATCAGGTGCCCGTGTGCGTCGCGTACGACGTCGACGGCGTCCGCTTCGACGAAGTTCCGGTCAATCAGTCGGACTTCCACCACGCCAAGCCCATCCTCGAGTACCTGCCCGGCTGGAAGCAGGACATCTCGGGGGCGCGCACCTTCGAGGATCTGCCGCTCGAGGCGCAGGACTACGTGCTCACGCTCGAAGCGATGAGCGGCACGCGCATCTCGGTGATCGGTGTCGGTCCGGCCCGCGACGCCGTCATCGTGCGTCACGACCTCGTGGACTGATGCGCTCCCTCGGCAGCGACGTGCGATGAGGTTCCTTCTCGGCGGGTACACCGCCGACATGGACGGGTCTGCCGACGGCATCGGGATGCTGCTCGCCGGTGCCGCCGACGATCATCTCGCGGGCGGTCCGCTGGGCTTCACCGGCCCGGTCGCGCGTGCCGATTCGCCGTCGTGGCTGTCGCGGCATCCATCCCTCGACGTCATCTACGCGGCGCTCGAAGGGCGCGGGGCCGTCCAGGCATTCCGACGCACGGGCGACGCCGCGTACGTCGCGCTCGGAGCGCCGGTCGAGGTGGGCGAGTCGCCCTGCCACGTCGCCGTGGCACCCAGCGGCGCGGCGATCATCGCGAGCTGCTGGGGCGATGGCCGGGTCGTGCGAATGCCGCTCGACGCCGCGGGGCGCCCGCATTCGCCGGTGGCGTTGGCGGCGGTGGGTTCGGACGGGACGGATGCCGCTGAGCAGCC
This genomic stretch from Microbacterium sp. SLBN-146 harbors:
- a CDS encoding adenylosuccinate synthase; amino-acid sequence: MPGIVIVGVQWGDEGKGKATDLLGDRTDWVVKFNGGNNAGHTVVIGNEKYALHLLPSGILSPGVNAVIGNGVVVDLEVLFNELEALNARGLDTSRLKISANAHLITQYHRTLDKVTERFLGKRQIGTTGRGIGPAYADKINRVGIRVQDLFDENILRQKVEGALEQKNHLLVKVFNRRSITCDEIVDDLLSYAERLRPMVADTSLLLNDALDAGEVVVFEGGQATMLDVDHGTYPFVTSSSATAGGAATGAGVGPNRLDRIVGIVKAYTTRVGSGPFPTELFDDQGEWLRSRGFEFGTTTGRPRRVGWYDAPITRYATRINGITDLVLTKLDILTGLDQVPVCVAYDVDGVRFDEVPVNQSDFHHAKPILEYLPGWKQDISGARTFEDLPLEAQDYVLTLEAMSGTRISVIGVGPARDAVIVRHDLVD